The Sabethes cyaneus chromosome 1, idSabCyanKW18_F2, whole genome shotgun sequence DNA segment ggccaccattatagcgcgtaaaaagctggatagcggccaccattatagcgcgtaaaaagctggatagtttttTCGGTGTATCCAGCattcaaaatagaccattttagtcgaaactgtcGAGCccatttcgtcttctacaaaccgaaTGTTTAGAATTCgcacatgtttgaaatgttttcaaaacgtttgttttcgtcaaatcaaaacaacaagttcatagggtgagcgtcttgcgcgtatgtgaaaatgaatagagttaccaaatattcagattaaaaatgaactcgcccaatctgaacgagctgtttttcatattagcgggggttgagtgtaatagtaaaaatcaaatcagaaaggttgtgtttcAGACATGACCATGTAGTTGGCGTAGAGCTACGTGAGGCTGGTaagtgagctattttgtgatatcaaaaacggaCATTTGTTCCAGTGCTaaaatcggagtatttcagtatagaaatttgcctcacgcatccagctattaacaaagttctaggagaaaacttaagtcctcaaaataatattgTTGATACTGGGTGCACTGTTCTGATGTCGCGCGCAAAATATCTGCTGACAGCAAAACTACATGCGAGGTGACTTCCGTCTAGGAGAATTCGACACTTTTTCGATGAGCAGCGAGTAAGAAGGACGCACCAttgagtgaaaataaaaaagctaAAATTTGATTATATTATCTAAAGTTAAAATTGATTACATTTACCTAAATTTGTTCCTACTTAAAATGGTTCTACTTAAAACTAATTGGAAGACCGAAATTTGTAAGTTACTACTTAATCtaaaagtgaaaatttattCTAAAATATAATGCTTTCGCAGCTTAAAGCTTGCCACACAACATAACCTCTGCCTGCTGTAAAGAGCGGTCATCCGAAACACATTGTCCGGTAGAACAATCTTTAAGAAATTTCGCCGTGATGAACCCGGATGAAACCCCGCTGCTAGGAGAAAGCAGCTGCGTGAACTGCGATCGTCCAGATTCGGCCGACGACCTCGTGCCATGTGATCGCTGCAGCGCTTGGTGGCCATGATGTGCGCTGGTGTGACGAATTCAGTAGAAAATCGCTCGTGGAGTTGCAATAAATGCGTTTCCGACAGAGGCGACGTTAAATCAGCCAAGTCAACATCCACCACGAAGTCAAAACGGATATCGCTGATGATGAAAAAACTGCAGGAGGATTAGGAACTAAAAACGAGGCAACTTAAGGAGCAGCAGAAATTAGAAAAGGAGTTTCTCGACCAAAAGTACGCTTGCTTAGCAGCCGTTCAGGAGGAAAACGAAGAGGAGGGTGCCAGTGTTCGAAGCCGTTTAAGCGACAGCCAGAAAGAAGAAAACTCAACTTTGGATAGATATGTTACCTGCTGAAGAGGTCGCCGCTGGAGCCGGTATATCATCGATGCAAAAGACTGTTCCTGATCCCAAGGGTGCCGTAGCGAAGCAGATAATGCCGAAGCAGATAGTTCCGATGCCAGTGCCGTCGGGTTTGTTGATCCAGCGGAATTCTACACCCAAAATGGATCCAAGCAAAAAAGAAGTATATCCCGCCAACCCAGGTAACACTTTAGACCCTAAGCCGCCACATCCAGGTAAGCGCTATGATCGTCCAAATGCTAACAATAAATTAAAAGTGAATGATATCGCTGATCTTAAATACCTCACCAAACAATTTGGCCTCTGTGCCACTGAAAATTTGAACCTTACGAACGATATAAATGTATTTACCCCCTCGCCGTCGCAATTAGCGGCGAGATAAGTTATGCCCCGTGACCTTCCCACCTTTTCTGGCAGTCCAGCCGACTGGCCAGTATTTATTAGCAATTTTATGACCTCTACATTGACCTGCGGCTACAGTCCCGCCGAAAACTTAATTAGACTCCAAAGTTCTCTGAAGGGCGCTGCCCTTGAATCAGTTCGCAGTCGTCTTCTTCTCCCCGCGTCGGTCCCCCAGATCATAGAAACACTTTGCATATTATACGGTCGTCCGGAGCTGTTGATAAATGCGCTCATCGATAAAGTTCACTCCGTCCCCGCGCCGAAAGCAGAGAAGCTTGAATCTCTCATCGACTTCGGGATGGCAGTGCAGACGCTTTGCGATCATCTTGAAGCAGCAAATCAACAAGCTCATCTGTCAAACCCATCGTTAATGATCGAGTTAGTGGACAAATTGCCAGTGCACATTAAAATGGAGTGGGTAAAGTTTATGGAAGGAAAAGAAGAAGTGAATTTAAAAGTGTTTGGTGAATTCATGCGAGGACTCGTGACGTCTGCAAGTCGGGTTACTCTATACTGGAGCGGCGAGCAAATGTGATGAAGGTCGTCGACAAAAGCGAGTTCATTCTCACACGGAAGCACCGCAAAACAACAGCGTAGACGACAAAAATTGTGCTGCTTGTCATCAGATGGGCCACCGTCTGAAAGACTGTAGAACATTCAAATCCTATTCGGTTGACGGACGATGCCGTTTCGTACAACAGCAAGGTATTTGCCGGAATTGCCTGAATGCACACGGCAGGCGTTCCTGTCGCAGCTCTGGAGTTTGTGGTGTAAACGGATGCCAGTATCGACATCACCCACTGTTACATTTTCCCCGTTCAGTGGTATCAGCAGCAGAAAACCATACACACAGAATTATTCCTGTGACGGTACATGGAGGAGGCAAAAGCATTTGCACTTATGCTTTCTTAGATGATGGTTCGTCCATCACGTTAATCGAAGATGGACTGGTGAAGCAGTTGGGAGTTGATGGTGAGGAGCAACCGCTCTGCTTGAAATGGACGGGTAATATGTCGCGTGTTGAAAACAAATCCCGAACTGTATGCCTATCGTTATCTCGCGACGGTCAGCGTCATTATGAGCTGCGAAACGTACGCACCGTAAAAGAGCTCACTCTACCTAGTCAAAGCGTGGATGTTGAGCGATTGTCACGCGACTATCCCCATCTCCGGGGCATTCCAGTTCAAGGCTACGAGTCGGCAACCCCACGCTTATTGGTGGGAATCGACAACATAAGGTTAACCGTCCCGCTGAAAACCCGCGAAGGCGGGGTGAATGATCCAGTAGCAGTAAAAACCCGCTTAGGCTGGTGCATATACGAGGGACAAGCAGAAACTCCACGGACAACGTCTCTTAACTTACACGCTTGTGATTGTTCATCGGATCAAAATCTGCACGACATGGTGAAGGAGTTTTTCACGCTCGAAGATATCGGGACCCGGTCAACAGAACCCATGATGTCGGATGAGGAGAGAAGAGCGCTTGATTTactcaagctgacaaccaaaAGAGTAGGAGATAGATACGAAACTGGGCTGTTGTGGCGATTTGATGATGTCAAACTACCCGATAGCTATGGAATGGCTATGAAGCGTCTGGATTGTCTCGAACGAAGTATGAAGCGGAAACCTCTACTAAAAGAGAAACTGACAAAGCAAATCAACGGCTACTTGGCGAAGGGATACGTTCGTCGAGCTACAACTCAAGATTTGGAGCAAGCTGACAATAAGCGGGTGTGGTACCTGCCCATAGGAGTGATGTTCAATCCGAAGAAACCTGACAAGATGCGGATGATATGGGATGCAGCAGCCAAAGTACGTGGAATAAGCTTGAATGATATGCTTCTGAAAGGCCCGGACCAGTTAGCCTCGTTACCTGCAGTTTTGTTACGGTATCGGCAGTTCGCGTTTGCTGTAATAGCCGACATAGCAGAGATGTTCCACCAAATTCTAATTCGTGAAGTGGACCGTCATGCTCAGCGATTCCTCTGGAGAAGCAATCCGTTCGAAGCTCCTGAAGTGTTTTTAATGAACGTTGCTACATTTGGGTCAAAATGTTCGCCTGCGTCCGCCCAATTCGTGAAAAACCAAAATGCGATGGAGTTCGCCGAGGAATACCCGCGAGGAGTGGAGTGCATAGTGAAGAACCACTACATCGACGATTTGTTGGAGAGCTTTGGAAGCGCAGAAGAGGCAGCAAGAGTTATGCAAGCGGTTCGAGCAATCCACA contains these protein-coding regions:
- the LOC128745869 gene encoding uncharacterized protein LOC128745869 yields the protein MGHRLKDCRTFKSYSVDGRCRFVQQQGICRNCLNAHGRRSCRSSGVCGVNGCQYRHHPLLHFPRSVVSAAENHTHRIIPVTVHGGGKSICTYAFLDDGSSITLIEDGLVKQLGVDGEEQPLCLKWTGNMSRVENKSRTVCLSLSRDGQRHYELRNVRTVKELTLPSQSVDVERLSRDYPHLRGIPVQGYESATPRLLVGIDNIRLTVPLKTREGGVNDPVAVKTRLGWCIYEGQAETPRTTSLNLHACDCSSDQNLHDMVKEFFTLEDIGTRSTEPMMSDEERRALDLLKLTTKRVGDRYETGLLWRFDDVKLPDSYGMAMKRLDCLERSMKRKPLLKEKLTKQINGYLAKGYVRRATTQDLEQADNKRVWYLPIGVMFNPKKPDKMRMIWDAAAKVRGISLNDMLLKGPDQLASLPAVLLRYRQFAFAVIADIAEMFHQILIREVDRHAQRFLWRSNPFEAPEVFLMNVATFGSKCSPASAQFVKNQNAMEFAEEYPRGVECIVKNHYIDDLLESFGSAEEAARVMQAVRAIHSKGGFNIRNFQSNSSGVLNSLGEKEESEVRCLGSPTEDKCERVLGLLWHPQEDLLGFSMLMQPEIQIVITSGAPPTKRQVLKCLMSFFDPIGLLSTFTVQGKILLQAIWKSGINWDQTVSKACHDRWRKWMQLLKDVQHLRIPRCYFLGASVSRYQYVELHVFVDASEDAFAAVAYFRTVDQKGKVECSLAAAKSKVAPIKPMSIPRLELRAAVLGVRLVQFVTEGHSIQITKRVFWSDSTTVLSWINSHERRYKQFVAVRAGDILTETNADEWSYVPTKKNIADTATKWGKGPELKADSEWFRGPKFIWCNEDQWPAKFESRIEDGGEELRSIFVHQEVAKTQLVVDLERFSNWNRALRATAYTHRFIGNTRAAVNRKQLTFGSLTQAELTHALEYLIRSVQWEVFSAEVDVLKQNQQLPVESQEPLGRCSSIYQLSPMIDERGILRVDSRIQAANVARNTKFPAILPQKHRLTSRSSSTLSIGNTIMEIRKP
- the LOC128745868 gene encoding uncharacterized protein LOC128745868; this encodes MPRDLPTFSGSPADWPVFISNFMTSTLTCGYSPAENLIRLQSSLKGAALESVRSRLLLPASVPQIIETLCILYGRPELLINALIDKVHSVPAPKAEKLESLIDFGMAVQTLCDHLEAANQQAHLSNPSLMIELVDKLPVHIKMEWVKFMEGKEEVNLKVFGEFMRGLVTSASRVTLYWSGEQM